From the Butyrivibrio fibrisolvens genome, one window contains:
- the amrA gene encoding AmmeMemoRadiSam system protein A, which translates to MSIVGGIMVPHPPLIIPDVGRGGESVISKTTAAYKEAADFVASLKPDTIVLSSPHSVMYSDYLHISPGYEASGDMGRFGAPNVKISVSYDAELSSKICELSEDEDIPAGYMGQRDKSLDHGTIVPLYFIMQKYTDFKLVRLGISGISFADHYKFGKLVQKASDELGRRVLYVASGDLSHKLKDDGPYGFDASGPVYDEKIMDCMGRGAFGELLSFDPYLCDKAAECGHRSFVIMGGALDGLKVKTHKLSHEDVTGVGYGICTYKVVGDDDDARYLDKYLEAEKKTLLEKKAMEDPYVKLARKTIETYIKDGYVIDVPDDLPPKMYEQSAGTFVSLHIRGGLRGCIGTISATCDCVAGEIIQNAISAATKDPRFEPVTQDELDKLEYSVDVLGEAQDIDSKAMLDVKRYGVIVTNGYRRGLLLPDLDGVDNVDDQIAIAKRKAGIGEYEKVDLQRFEVIRHH; encoded by the coding sequence ATGAGTATAGTTGGTGGCATTATGGTTCCTCATCCTCCGCTTATTATTCCAGATGTGGGAAGGGGCGGTGAGAGTGTTATCAGTAAGACTACGGCTGCTTATAAGGAGGCTGCTGATTTTGTGGCATCTCTTAAGCCTGATACGATCGTGCTTTCGTCTCCTCACAGCGTTATGTATTCTGATTATCTTCATATCTCTCCCGGATATGAGGCTTCAGGAGACATGGGAAGATTTGGTGCACCTAATGTCAAGATAAGTGTTTCGTATGATGCTGAGCTTAGCTCTAAGATATGTGAACTTTCTGAAGATGAGGACATTCCTGCAGGGTACATGGGCCAGAGGGATAAGTCTCTTGATCATGGAACGATCGTTCCGCTTTATTTCATAATGCAGAAATATACTGATTTTAAGCTGGTGCGTCTTGGTATATCCGGGATTTCTTTTGCTGACCATTATAAGTTTGGTAAGCTTGTTCAGAAAGCCAGTGATGAACTTGGAAGGCGGGTATTATATGTTGCAAGCGGAGACCTGTCCCACAAACTCAAAGATGACGGGCCTTACGGCTTTGATGCAAGCGGCCCTGTCTATGATGAAAAGATCATGGACTGTATGGGAAGGGGAGCTTTTGGAGAGCTACTGTCTTTTGATCCCTATCTGTGTGATAAGGCGGCTGAGTGCGGCCACAGATCTTTTGTCATAATGGGAGGAGCATTAGACGGCCTCAAAGTTAAGACTCATAAGCTGTCACATGAGGATGTAACGGGAGTTGGATACGGAATCTGTACATATAAGGTAGTAGGCGATGATGACGATGCCAGATATCTTGATAAGTATCTGGAAGCTGAAAAGAAGACACTTTTGGAGAAAAAAGCTATGGAAGATCCTTATGTAAAACTTGCAAGAAAGACTATTGAGACCTATATAAAAGATGGATACGTGATAGATGTGCCGGATGATCTTCCGCCCAAGATGTATGAGCAAAGTGCAGGAACTTTCGTATCTCTTCATATAAGGGGCGGTCTTAGAGGGTGCATTGGAACTATATCTGCAACCTGTGACTGCGTGGCCGGGGAGATCATTCAAAATGCCATATCTGCAGCAACCAAAGATCCGAGGTTTGAGCCTGTTACGCAGGATGAGCTTGATAAGCTTGAATACAGCGTTGACGTACTTGGAGAAGCTCAGGATATAGATTCTAAGGCTATGCTTGATGTAAAAAGGTACGGAGTGATAGTTACAAATGGCTATAGGAGAGGACTTCTTCTTCCTGATCTTGACGGAGTTGACAATGTCGATGATCAGATAGCTATTGCTAAGCGTAAGGCAGGAATCGGAGAATATGAGAAGGTGGATCTTCAAAGATTTGAAGTCATAAGACATCATTGA
- the amrS gene encoding AmmeMemoRadiSam system radical SAM enzyme: MRFGMDVNCDVCFHKCRLSEGQTGFCRVRKNEGGQIKCINYGVLTSIALDPIEKKPLARFHPGSLILSVGSFGCNLRCPFCQNYEIAQAGMDSDNRVMAGSISISKRELDTKILMPDKLCELAEYYVPRGNIGLAYTYNEPLTFWEYIVDTGRLVHQKDMVNVLVSNGHADIHILEKVLPYIDAMNIDLKSFSKEIYKGKLGGDLEQVMDFIKRAAADTHLEITTLIVPGISDSLEDIEKMGRWIASIKSKDDIVWHITRFFPRYKMESEVPTDIDLVYKCAEVGRRYVKYVYTGNC; encoded by the coding sequence ATGAGGTTTGGTATGGATGTTAACTGTGATGTATGTTTTCATAAATGCAGGCTTTCGGAAGGTCAGACTGGCTTTTGCAGAGTCAGGAAGAACGAAGGAGGCCAGATAAAGTGCATAAATTATGGGGTGCTTACATCGATAGCGCTTGATCCTATTGAGAAAAAGCCTCTTGCAAGATTTCATCCAGGGTCTCTTATTCTATCTGTTGGAAGCTTTGGATGTAATCTAAGGTGTCCTTTTTGCCAAAATTATGAGATCGCTCAGGCAGGGATGGACTCTGATAACAGGGTGATGGCTGGGAGCATATCTATATCAAAAAGAGAGCTTGATACGAAGATACTAATGCCGGATAAGCTGTGCGAACTTGCTGAGTATTACGTTCCAAGAGGCAATATCGGTCTTGCTTATACCTACAACGAGCCGCTTACTTTCTGGGAGTATATTGTAGATACGGGCAGGCTTGTACATCAAAAGGATATGGTCAATGTTCTTGTTAGTAACGGTCATGCGGATATACATATTTTGGAAAAAGTCCTTCCTTATATCGATGCTATGAATATTGACCTTAAATCTTTTTCCAAAGAGATATATAAAGGGAAACTTGGCGGAGACCTTGAACAGGTGATGGATTTTATAAAAAGAGCTGCAGCCGATACCCATCTTGAGATCACAACTCTGATAGTCCCCGGGATAAGTGATAGTCTTGAAGATATAGAGAAAATGGGCAGATGGATCGCTTCGATCAAGTCTAAGGACGATATCGTGTGGCATATCACAAGATTTTTTCCAAGGTACAAGATGGAGAGCGAAGTTCCTACGGATATAGATCTTGTCTATAAGTGCGCAGAGGTTGGAAGAAGATATGTAAAGTATGTTTATACCGGCAATTGCTGA
- a CDS encoding GNAT family N-acetyltransferase, whose translation MVVRDYKSITQDVLETDRLILRPWKESDAPALFAIASDPDVGPNAGWLPHESVEYSRTIIRTIYLRRTVFAIVPKAGLYDNMGMPITAGIPIGNVTLAMGPNKARGTKENQAELGYWLGRRYWHMGLASEAAFKLICYGFRNLNLDQIWCAYYKGNTRSRRVMKRLGFYWHHTIKSSYNPMLKRSQTEYYNCFTRDDFEQLYGEKGIIYE comes from the coding sequence ATGGTAGTTAGAGACTATAAATCAATAACACAAGATGTTCTCGAAACAGACAGACTGATATTAAGACCATGGAAAGAGTCGGATGCTCCGGCTCTTTTTGCGATAGCAAGTGACCCGGATGTTGGGCCCAATGCCGGATGGCTCCCACATGAAAGTGTAGAGTATAGCCGCACAATAATAAGAACTATCTATTTAAGAAGAACTGTATTTGCGATAGTTCCTAAGGCTGGACTATATGATAATATGGGGATGCCGATTACTGCCGGAATTCCTATAGGCAATGTAACTCTGGCAATGGGTCCTAACAAAGCCAGAGGAACCAAAGAGAATCAAGCTGAGCTTGGCTACTGGCTTGGACGTAGGTACTGGCATATGGGACTTGCATCAGAAGCGGCTTTCAAGCTAATTTGTTACGGATTTCGTAATTTAAATCTTGACCAAATATGGTGTGCATATTACAAAGGAAACACTAGATCTAGGAGGGTTATGAAGCGCCTTGGGTTTTACTGGCATCACACGATAAAGAGCTCTTACAATCCTATGCTTAAAAGGTCTCAAACCGAGTATTATAACTGCTTTACGCGTGATGACTTCGAACAATTATATGGAGAAAAAGGCATAATTTACGAATAA
- a CDS encoding YitT family protein encodes MIKEFIVITLATVIIAAAVFFFLIPSHTAVNSVSGLSIVLSNLIPFSIAQITLCLNIILLIIGFLTCGHEFGIKTVYTSILLPVLLGVFEKVFPDNQSLTGDMALDVVSYIFTVSIGISILFSLNASSGGTDILAMILNKYLHMELGRAATIVGVTIAFSAALCYDSKTVILSILGSYFNGVILDEFIFNRNRKRRVCITSPKEAEIRKFIIENLHSGATIYEAYGAYRMQKHNEIIVIVDKREYQQLMNYMQKVDPQAFMTIYDVNEVRYRSKSLSERIF; translated from the coding sequence ATGATCAAGGAGTTTATAGTGATAACCCTTGCAACAGTTATTATTGCTGCTGCGGTATTTTTCTTCCTGATACCAAGCCATACAGCGGTTAACAGCGTATCCGGACTATCTATAGTACTATCCAATCTGATTCCATTTTCAATAGCTCAGATTACTCTTTGTTTAAATATCATTCTTTTGATAATAGGCTTTCTTACCTGTGGTCATGAGTTTGGTATTAAGACTGTATATACCTCGATACTGCTTCCTGTACTTCTTGGGGTATTTGAAAAGGTATTTCCTGATAACCAGTCACTTACAGGAGATATGGCCCTTGACGTAGTATCATATATATTTACTGTTAGTATAGGTATCAGTATCCTCTTTTCCTTAAATGCATCATCAGGAGGTACTGATATCCTTGCAATGATCCTCAATAAATACCTTCATATGGAACTTGGCAGGGCAGCTACGATAGTAGGCGTTACAATAGCCTTCTCTGCAGCACTATGTTATGATTCCAAAACTGTCATCCTAAGTATCCTTGGAAGCTATTTCAACGGAGTGATACTGGATGAATTCATATTCAACCGCAATCGTAAGAGACGAGTGTGCATTACATCGCCCAAAGAAGCTGAGATCAGGAAATTTATAATTGAGAATCTCCACAGCGGCGCGACCATCTACGAAGCCTATGGCGCATACAGAATGCAGAAGCACAATGAGATAATCGTTATAGTTGATAAAAGAGAATATCAGCAGCTTATGAACTACATGCAAAAAGTCGATCCTCAGGCCTTTATGACAATCTATGATGTCAACGAGGTTAGATACCGCTCTAAGTCTCTTTCTGAAAGAATATTCTAA